A window of Pararhodobacter sp. genomic DNA:
CGATCTGGCGGTTGCCGCCGCCTTGCTGAGTGCGCGAGAGGACATCGCCGTGCCCCCGGATACCGTGGTTTTCGGGGAAATCTCGCTGTCGGGGGCGTTGCGTCCGGTCAGTCAGAGCGAAAATAGGTTGAAAGAGGCGCAAAAACTTGGTTTCACCAGCGCCATGTTGCCAACCGGCGGAAAGCCCGGCGCGGTGACGGGTGTTCAGTTGCGCGAGATGACCGATTTGACCGGTTTCGTAGGCGAAGTTTTTGGCGCAGGTTGACGCCCAAGGAGCGGATTGATGGATTCCTTTACTCTGATTGATGGTGCCGTCGCCCTGGTGATCATCGTGTCCGCCATTCTGGCGTATTCGCGCGGCTTGATCCGCGAGTTGCTGGCGATCGCGGGCTGGGTTGTCGCGGCGATTGTTGCCTTCACCCTGGCCCCGACGGTGGAGCCCTGGGTGCGCGAGATCCCCTATCTGGGCGATATTCTGGGCGACAGTTGTGAATTGACCATCATCGCGTCTTTCGCTGCCGTGTTTGCCGTGACCTTGATGATCGTCGCGCTGTTCACGCCCCTCTTTTCCAGCCTGATCCGCAATTCGGCGCTGGGCGGCATTGATCAGGGGCTTGGCTTCTTCTTTGGTGTCGTGCGGGGCATCTTGTTGATTGCGGTTGCGCTGCTGGTGTTCCAGCGCGCGGTGCCGGTGGGCAATGTGCCGATGGTCGACAACAGCCGCTCGGTGGCGCTGTTTGCGCGGGTGCAGACCGCGTTGGTCGACAATCTGCCCGCCGATGCGCCGAACTGGATCATCGAGCAATACAACGGCCTGACCGCAAGCTGCCGTCCCGCCCAATAACGGGGGCGCGTGGCATGGACGCGCAGTTTCTGGCAGAGTTGAACGAACGGCTTTTCGTGCATTATGCAGACGGTCAATGGCGCGCTCCTCTGGGGCAGCGTCTGTTGCCGGTGCTGCCGTTTGACGACGGGCGCATGGGGCGCATCGTCTGCGCCGAAGACGCGGATATAGAGCGCGCGCTGTCCTCGTTGGGCAAGGGCGGCGTGGCGGATATCGCCGCCTTGCAGCACGCCTGGGACAGAATTCAGCCGATGGCCCGGCAATTGCGCCTGTTGGAGGGGGTCGAGGACCGCGTGTCGTCGCCGCAGCGGCCCTCTGTGCCGGGCGAGGGGCCCGTTGTGCTGCTCAGCGCGGCACAGACCCCGGTGGCCGATCTGGTCGGTGTCTTGTTAAGCTCCGTGGCGCGCGGCGTCCTGTGGAAACCTGCGCCCGGTGCTGCGGCCTCTGCGCATCTGGTGGCGCGGGCGCTGGGGCCGTTGATGGGCGGCAATCTGGCGATGGTGCAGGGCGATCACGACACCGGCGGCTTGTTGGTCAATCGCGGGGCGCTGGTCTGGGCCTCACCGCACGCCGTGCCGCAGGGCTTCGCACCACCCGCCCTTATCCTCGCGGCCAAAGCGCCACACCGCCGGTGATCTTCGGATCAACCTCGCCGACGGTTTTGGCGTCTTTGCGGTCATAGTCGAACGCGGACAGGATCCGCTGCACGGCCCCGATCCGCGCGCGGTATTTGTCATCCCCCCGGATCACCGTCCAGGGCGCAAAATCAAAGTCCGACCGCGCGAAGGTCTCGCCGATCGCCTGCGTATAGGCATCCCATTTCGCCAGGCCCTTGACGTCGATGGAGGACAGTTTCCACTGTTTCAACGGATGGCTCTCGCGCGCCAACATGCGGCGCAATTGCTCGGCGCGGCCGACGTTGAACCAGAGTTTGATCACCCGGATGCCATCGTCGATCAGGGCCTTTTCATAGCCCTCGAGTTGGTCAAAGAAATGGGCGCGCTGCTCTGGGGTGCAAAAGCCAAAGACATGTTCGACCACGGCGCGGTTGTACCAACTACGATCCATCAGCGCGATCTCGCCAGCGGCGGGCAGATGGGCGATATAGCGCTGGAAATACCATTGGCTCTGCTCGCGGTCGGTCGGTTTGGGCAACGCCACGATGCGCGCGCCGCGCGGGTTCATGTTTTCGGACACACGTTTGATCGCCCCGGATTTTCCCGCCGTATCGCGCCCCTCGAACACCACCACAACCCGCTGCCCGGTGGCTTCGATCCAGCGTTGCAGCTTCACCAATTCGACCTGAAGATCCTTCATCCGGTTCTCATAATCGGACTTCTTGATCCAGCGGTCATAGGGATAGCTGTCGTCCAGAATGTCGCGCTTGGCACCGTCCTCGACGGCCTCGCGAATGGCCTTGGGCGCGTCATGCTTGAAATAGTGCGAAATGGCGCCGTCGAAGGGTAAATCCATGCGGGTCTCCTTTTGTCGTTTGAGTTTGGCGAGGTGTCAGACCGCAAGCAAGGGGATTTGCTGGAATTGAATGTCAGGCAATTAATGGTCTGATCTATGGCGAGGGGTGAAATTAGGGAATTCGTCAATTGTATGATGTTTCATTTTCTCGTTCAGTCGGTGCAATCGATGCGCCTGGCGCTTTGGGATATTGCTAATTGTGTGCTGCAACAGATTGTAAACATTAAATGTCATACCTTTTTGCAGGTTGACGACCCCAGCACGAATCTGGACAGGAACCCGGCGCGTGCCATGATCCGTGCGGTTGATTTGCGCCATGTATCGGCCTACGAAATTGGCATGAAAGATGTTGCAAATTTCGGGCGATTGGGCAGTCTGAGAGCATGAACACGCCAATTTCCACCATCCGAAATCTGGGTCCGCTGGCGCAAGAGGCGTTTGCGCGGGCTGGCATAACCTGTGCCGAAGACTTGCGCGAACTGGGGGCCGATGCGGCCTATCAGGCGTTGCTGCGGTCTGGGCAGCGCCCGCATTTCATCGGCTACTATGTTCTGGTCATGGCCTTGCAAGGGCGCCCGTGGAATGATTGCAAAGGGCGCGAAAAAGAAGATCTGCGCGCCCGCTTCGATGCGCTGAAAGCCGCGCATTCTGCGTCAGGGGGGATTGCGGGGATCGAGGCGATCCTGGATGAAATCGGCATTCTTGTTCCCGCCAGATCCCGGCGGACAAAACGGCGGAGTGAATGATGCGGGTATCGGTCTGGGTGGCGGTTGTCGGGCTGGGGTTTCTGACCGCTTGCGGGGGTGGGCGAGCATCGGACCCGGAGCCTGTGACGCGGGGGTTATATCCCGGTGAAACGGCGGAAATGCGCCGCCTGATTCAACGTGCCGCGTCGGATCTGGAGATCCCCGAGGCGCTGTTGCACCGGGTCATTCAGCGCGAAAGCGACTATCGGGCCGATGCGCGAAACGGGCCGTATTGGGGGCTGATGCAGATCCTGCCGCAAACCGCGCGCACCATGGGGTTTGACGGGCGCAATGAGGAGTTGCTGCGGCCCGAGGTCAACCTGCGCTATGCGGGACGCTACCTGCGCGGTGCGTGGTTGGTCTCGGATGGGGACATGGATGCGGCGGTGACCCGTTACGCGCGCGGCTATTACTACGAGGCGCGGGATCGGTGCCTGTTGGTGGAAACCGGCTTGTTGAACCGGGAGGTCAATCGGCGCTGCCGTTAAATTCAGGGGGGGGAGCGGCGTGGCGGGGCATCGAGCCCCGCCACGCCGCGCGGGTCCCCACCCGCACCCGGCCAAAGGGGTGCGACGCACCCCCTTGGAACCCCGGTGAGTATTTGTGGCAAGATGAAAACCGGGCGCATGGAAAAAGGGCGGGGAAATCCCCGCCCTTTTTTGGTGTTGCTTGGGCGATCTCAGCCGACCAGTTCGAGGCCCGAGAAGAAATACGCGATTTCTTCGGCGGCGGTTTCCGGCGCGTCCGAGCCGTGGACCGAGTTTTCGCCAACCGAGAGGGCGAAGTCCTTGCGGATCGTGCCTTCGGCGGCCTCGGCCGGGTTGGTGGCGCCCATGACGCCGCGGTAGGTTGCGATGGCGTTCTCACCTTCAAGCACCTGCACGACGACCGGTTCCGAGGCCATGAATTCGCACAATTCGCCATAGAAAGGGCGCGCGGCGTGGACGGCATAGAACACGCCAGCCTGGGCCGGGGTCATGTGAATGCGCTTTTGGGCAATGATGCGCAGGCCGGCGGCCTCGATCTTGGCGTTGATCGCGCCGGTCAGATTGCGCTTGGTTGCGTCGGGTTTGATGATGCTGAAGGTGCGTTGAATTGTCATCTGCGTCTCTCTCGGTAGGGCGGACCCGGCCCGATGCCGACCCGCCGATAAAATCGAAGCGGCGTCTAGCATGGCTGATGGGCCTTGAAAAGCCGCGATTGGGTCTGGCGGACACGCCCCGCCGCCTGTCTTGCCGGTGCGCGCGGCCGACGGACTCGCGTCAACGACGGGCGGCGGCAATTTGCACACGCGGCCCGCCGGGAATGCAACAGGTGCTGGTGGACGCGCAAAGCCTCTGCTATGCGGCGGCCATGCTCAGTATTACAGATCTCTCCTATTCCGTCGATGGCCGCCCCCTGATCACAGGGGCGTCGGCCCGGATTCCGTCTGGCCACAAGGTTGGCCTCGTTGGGCGCAACGGATCGGGGAAAACCACCCTGTTCCGCCTGATCCGCGGTGAATTGGTGTCCGAAGGCGGCACCATCAGCCTGCCGTCACGCGCCCGTATCGGCGGTGTCGCGCAGGAGGTGCCATCCTCCTCGACCAGCCTGCTGGATACGGTCCTTGAGGCCGATACCGAGCGCGCCGCGCTGCTCGCCGAATCGCAGACCGCCACCGATGCCCACCGCATTGCCGATATTCAGGCGCGGCTGAACGACATCGACGCCTGGTCCGCCGAGGCGCGCGCCAGTGCGATCCTCAAGGGGCTGGGCTTTACGCATGACGAAATGCTCATGCCGTGCTCGGATTTTTCGGGCGGCTGGCGGATGCGTGTCGCGCTGGCCGGGGTGCTGTTCGCGCAGCCCGACCTGTTGCTGCTCGACGAGCCGACCAACTACCTCGACCTTGAGGGCGCGCTGTGGCTTGAGGCCTATCTGGCGAAATATCCGCATACCGTCATCGTCATCAGTCACGATCGCGGGCTGTTGAACCGGGCGGTGGGGGCGATCCTGCACCTCGATGAGAAGAAACTGACCCTGTATCAGGGCGGTTATGACACGTTCGCCCGCACCCGCGCCGAGCAGCGCGCGGTTCTGGTGGCGGAATCGAAAAAGCAGGACCTGCGGCGCGCGCATTTGCAGTCCTTTGTGGACCGCTTCAAGGCCAAGGCCTCGAAGGCGCGTCAGGCGCAGAGCCGCGTGAAGATGCTGGAAAAGATGCAGCCGATCACGCCGCCGGCCGAGGCCGCCAAGCATGTGTTCACCTTCCCGACGCCCGAGGAACTGTCGCCGCCGATCATCGCCATGGAGGGGGTTTCGGTGGGCTATGGTGACACGGTGGTTCTGCGGCGTCTGAGCCTGCGCATCGACCAGGACGACCGCATCGCCCTGCTGGGTCGCAACGGCGAGGGGAAATCGACGCTGTCCAAACTGTTGGCCGACAAATTGCCGCCGATGGGCGGCGAGATGACCCGCTCGAACAAGCTGCGCGTCGGCTATTTTGCCCAGCATCAGGTTGATGAATTGTATCTTGATGAGACCCCGGTGCAGCATATCCGCCGCCTGAAACCGACCGAGGGCGAGCCGCGTTTGCGCGCCCGGCTGGCCGGGTTCGGCCTGATGGCCGATCAGGCGGAAACCGTGGTCGGGCGCTTGTCGGGTGGGCAAAAGGCGCGTCTGTCGCTGTTGCTGGCGACCATCGAGGCACCGCATTTGCTGATCCTCGACGAGCCGACCAACCACCTCGACATTGAATCCCGCGAGGCCCTGGTCGAGGCGCTGACCGCCTACACCGGCGCCGTGGTTCTGGTCAGCCACGACATGCATCTGTTGTCGCTGGTCGCTGACCGGTTGTGGTTGGTCAAGGATGGCGGCGTCGAGCCGTATCTGGACGACCTCGACAGTTATCGCAAATTGCTGTTGTCGGACAATCCCGAGAAGGCCGAGAAAGCCCGCGAGAAAAAGCAGCAGCCCGAAAAGGTCAAAGCAACGCGCGAGCAGTTGATGGCGCTGCGCGCCGAGGTTCGCAAATGCGAGCAGCGGGTCGAGAAGCTGGAAGAGATGCGCGAGAAACTGTCGCGCAAACTGGCCGACCAGGCCCTCTATGACGACAGCCGCCGGGGTGAGTTGGACACCTGGAACCGCAAATACGCCGAGGTGATGGAGGCTGTGGATCGCGCCGAGGCCATGTGGATGAAGTCCATAGAAGTCCTTGAGAAGGCAAGCAAATAGGGAATATCAGGAATGTCAGTCATTAAAATGACTGACATTCCGAACCCTGAAATTGCCGGCAAGGCGCAAATGTCATATCATTCTGACCGATGCGACCCGCGCCAAGCCGTGTCAGGCTTGCCTCGCCGTCTTGGCGAGAGCCGTCTGCCTCGTCATCCGGCGTCAGCATCAGGTCTGGACCCTGCGGCGTGATCTGCTGAACGACGCAGATCCCGCCGCTCGACCGATCCAGATCACCGTCGATCGTGAACGCCAGTCCCAGGGTCCGATCGCCCGCCGGACCGGCCGAGCCAATGCGCCGCGTCGTGGCGCGCGTGGTTGACTCGCGCGCCAACTTCCGCAATCTCCTGACCATGTTTGAAACCTCCGCTCTCATTTCGGTTTTTGTCACGCTGTTCGTGGTCGTGGATCCGATTGGCCTGACGCCCATGTTCATTGCCCTGACGCAGGGCACCAGCAACGCGCACCGGCGTCTGGTGGCGATTCGGGGGTGCGTGGTGGCGGCCGTCTTGCTGACCGTTTTCGGACTGGCCGGCGAGACGATCCTGGCGGGGGTCGGCATCACCATGCCCGCCTTTCAGATCGCCGGCGGCATCCTGTTGTTTCTGACGGCACTCGATATGCTGTTTGACCGGCGCACCAAACGCCGCGCGGGCCATGCCGACGCGGTGCCTGATCCGTCGGTGTTCCCGCTGGCCATGCCG
This region includes:
- a CDS encoding CvpA family protein, yielding MDSFTLIDGAVALVIIVSAILAYSRGLIRELLAIAGWVVAAIVAFTLAPTVEPWVREIPYLGDILGDSCELTIIASFAAVFAVTLMIVALFTPLFSSLIRNSALGGIDQGLGFFFGVVRGILLIAVALLVFQRAVPVGNVPMVDNSRSVALFARVQTALVDNLPADAPNWIIEQYNGLTASCRPAQ
- the ppk2 gene encoding polyphosphate kinase 2, whose product is MDLPFDGAISHYFKHDAPKAIREAVEDGAKRDILDDSYPYDRWIKKSDYENRMKDLQVELVKLQRWIEATGQRVVVVFEGRDTAGKSGAIKRVSENMNPRGARIVALPKPTDREQSQWYFQRYIAHLPAAGEIALMDRSWYNRAVVEHVFGFCTPEQRAHFFDQLEGYEKALIDDGIRVIKLWFNVGRAEQLRRMLARESHPLKQWKLSSIDVKGLAKWDAYTQAIGETFARSDFDFAPWTVIRGDDKYRARIGAVQRILSAFDYDRKDAKTVGEVDPKITGGVALWPRG
- a CDS encoding TfoX/Sxy family DNA transformation protein, which codes for MNTPISTIRNLGPLAQEAFARAGITCAEDLRELGADAAYQALLRSGQRPHFIGYYVLVMALQGRPWNDCKGREKEDLRARFDALKAAHSASGGIAGIEAILDEIGILVPARSRRTKRRSE
- a CDS encoding transglycosylase SLT domain-containing protein; translated protein: MRVSVWVAVVGLGFLTACGGGRASDPEPVTRGLYPGETAEMRRLIQRAASDLEIPEALLHRVIQRESDYRADARNGPYWGLMQILPQTARTMGFDGRNEELLRPEVNLRYAGRYLRGAWLVSDGDMDAAVTRYARGYYYEARDRCLLVETGLLNREVNRRCR
- the ndk gene encoding nucleoside-diphosphate kinase, coding for MTIQRTFSIIKPDATKRNLTGAINAKIEAAGLRIIAQKRIHMTPAQAGVFYAVHAARPFYGELCEFMASEPVVVQVLEGENAIATYRGVMGATNPAEAAEGTIRKDFALSVGENSVHGSDAPETAAEEIAYFFSGLELVG
- a CDS encoding ABC-F family ATP-binding cassette domain-containing protein, with amino-acid sequence MLSITDLSYSVDGRPLITGASARIPSGHKVGLVGRNGSGKTTLFRLIRGELVSEGGTISLPSRARIGGVAQEVPSSSTSLLDTVLEADTERAALLAESQTATDAHRIADIQARLNDIDAWSAEARASAILKGLGFTHDEMLMPCSDFSGGWRMRVALAGVLFAQPDLLLLDEPTNYLDLEGALWLEAYLAKYPHTVIVISHDRGLLNRAVGAILHLDEKKLTLYQGGYDTFARTRAEQRAVLVAESKKQDLRRAHLQSFVDRFKAKASKARQAQSRVKMLEKMQPITPPAEAAKHVFTFPTPEELSPPIIAMEGVSVGYGDTVVLRRLSLRIDQDDRIALLGRNGEGKSTLSKLLADKLPPMGGEMTRSNKLRVGYFAQHQVDELYLDETPVQHIRRLKPTEGEPRLRARLAGFGLMADQAETVVGRLSGGQKARLSLLLATIEAPHLLILDEPTNHLDIESREALVEALTAYTGAVVLVSHDMHLLSLVADRLWLVKDGGVEPYLDDLDSYRKLLLSDNPEKAEKAREKKQQPEKVKATREQLMALRAEVRKCEQRVEKLEEMREKLSRKLADQALYDDSRRGELDTWNRKYAEVMEAVDRAEAMWMKSIEVLEKASK
- a CDS encoding MarC family protein codes for the protein MFETSALISVFVTLFVVVDPIGLTPMFIALTQGTSNAHRRLVAIRGCVVAAVLLTVFGLAGETILAGVGITMPAFQIAGGILLFLTALDMLFDRRTKRRAGHADAVPDPSVFPLAMPLIAGPGAMATMILLVGETSDWSGILAVHLAMLAVLLIAFILFLFATPFERALGPTGTMVITRLLGMLLAALSVQFVLNGIQGAGLI